The DNA window AGACGGGCTTTCCGCGCCACATAAGGGTTAGGCTTTGCCCGGGTTTAATATCTGATAAGGGAACATCAATCGATGCTAACGCCAAAACGTCCGCGGCTGGATTCATGCTGCCAATAAAGGGAAGGGCTGTCGCACCAACACCAACGGCCCCAACGGCACAGGCAGTCAGTGTCAGAAAATCACGCCGTGTTGGATTTGCTGAATCGCAAGCGCCCTCATCAGGGGCAGGGGGTTTTGTGGAATGATCAGACATTGCAGGACCTATACAATTTTTCTTACATTCTAATAAGATTGTCCTTATATAGCAATGCCATAGACGGCAAAATATATCCCTTCCCAATCATTCTTCCACACGTCCTCCCGAGACTTGATCGCGGGATCCACATGGACCCCGTGGTCAAGCCACGGGGTGACGGGGGTTTGTTTTGTGGAAAATCATGCAAAAATGATGCTAGATCGCAATAATGATCGTATTAATCTTTGTCTTTAGTGGCGGATTTCTTGGATTTCTTTTCGGTATCCTCCTCAGCATCATCGGACTTTGTAGATTTTTTCTCATCAGCATCATCGGACTTTGTAGATTTTTTCTCATCAGCATCATCTTTATGTTTTTCGGCAATGTCTTTATAATCAGATATTATATTACCGCAATGACTTTGTATGGACTTGAATTCTTCTTGATCTTTTTTAGGTCTTGCTGTGTCCAATTCTTTTTTTACAAACTTTTTGCAGTGTTCAACGATTGTACCTGGCTTGTCTTTATGCTTTCCTTTTTCCTCAGACTCTTCTGTTGTGTCATCTGCTGCAATGGAAAACTGTTGCGACACTGTCAAACAAGATGCTGATAATAATGCAACCTTAATGGTGTCGATTAGAATCTTTTTTCCGAATTTCATGGGATATTCCTTTTAAAAAATAATGAAGGCGTTAACTGGTTACAGTGTTAATTAAACCATATAATGGTTAATATGGGGTTAAGACGTCATAATTTTTTTCAAAACCAAAACTAAATGAGTATAAATCCTTATGTGGATAATCACTGTACCCAGTAAAACTTTCTGTATAGGAGAATATAGTGCTTTATTGGGCGGGGATAGTCTTGTTTTAACAACGGGGCCACGATTTGTTATTCAGGTCAAAAAACAATCCAATCCTACCGACATCCCATTTCATCCCAAAAGCCCCGCCGGAAAATTTTGTGCACACCACCCCGAATTTTTTGAACAAGATCGTTTTTATTGGAATGACCCGCATGGTACCAAAGGGGGGTTTGGGTCGTCGACAGCGGAATTTATTGCGGCTTATCTGTGGAAACACAAACGATCTTTGCCGATTTTGGACATGCATCAGGTCCTTGGGGATTATAAAAAGTATGCTTGGGATGGGCGTGGAATTTCCCCAAGTGGGGCCGATTTTGTGGCGCAAATCCAGGGTGGGCTTGTGGCAAGTCATGAATCTATGACTCAGTCCCACGCGTGGCCCTTTCAGGATATTGACTTTATTATACTGAAAACACCCCACAAGGTTCCAACGCATGACCACCTTGCGGATGATAGTCTGGCCAAGCGTGTTGCGACCGCCTATCCCGATTTGGCCTCCGTTGCAGCGAACGCTCTGGCTGCTGTTCACAACGGAGATGCGGCGGAATTTGTACGGTCATTCACCGAATACTCACATTTATTGATGAAACAGGATTTGTCCCTTTTGGATGTTTATGACCTCGCCCAAGAAATCCGTCAGCATCCCGGGGTTGTGGCGGCAAAGGGGTGCGGAGCCATGGGCGCTGATACGATGATGATTTTGGTTGAAACACACCAAAGAAATGCGGTAGAAAAATACCTTCACCAGGAAAAATTAACCGTTGTTGCGGCTGGTGGTTTTGGATTTAAGGAATGTGGGGTCGTCATTGAAAAAGAGTAACGCGTTATGAAATGGACGACATCGGCACCTGCAAACTTGGCGCTTATTAAATATATGGGCAAGATCGGCAGTGGAAAACCAACCAACCCATCGCTTTCATTCACGCTTGATCATTGCAGAACCAAGGTGGAGCTTGACTATTCTTCGGATCGAAAGCAAAACGTTTGGGAACCGCTGATTGATCCAGATTTTCCATTCGTTCCGGATTTGACCCCTGTACAAAAAGAACGATTTTTGAATCATATTTCATTTCTGTGTCAATACGCAATGGACGGGGAGCATACGCCGTACTTTACGGTTCGATCAGCCAATAATTTTCCATCCGATTGTGGATTGGCCAGTTCAGCCAGCAGCTTTGCCGCATTGACGCACTGTACATTGATGGCGTTGGCAGACCTTTTTGCCCCTGACGCGCTTTTAAGCCTCGATACCATGCCGCTTTTGTCCGCCAAGGGATCAGGATCATCCTGTCGGTCGTTCATGGGGCCGTTTGTTATGTGGGAGGGGGATCATGTATCGCCCATTAATTTCCCTTATGATGATTTAATTCATATGGCAGTTATTATTTGCCAGGCACAGAAAAAAGTATCCTCAAGCGCAGCGCATCAACGTGTCTTGACCAGCCCGTTGTTTTCTACCCGTGCCGATAGGGCGAAAAATGGCCTGCGCGACCTGATCAACGCCCTGAATGCCCAAAATTGGCAGGATGCATTTCATCTTGTGTGGGGTGATTTTTGGGATATGCATTGTTTGTTTGAAACCTCCAATCCAGCCTTTGGGTACTTTACGCCCCAGTCCATTGAAATTTTGATGAAGGTGCGCGAAATTTGGGAAATGCACGGCGATGGTCCGCTGGCCACAATGGATGCCGGGCCCAATGTTCATCTTTTGTGGCGCCCTGATCAGGTTGAATTCGCCCAAACTGTTTTTACTGATTTGCGCACAAAGTTTCAGGTTTTGGCATCACCCCATATAAGGGTCACGTGATGGAATTTCTGGCATCAGGAAAATGGATTTTGACGGGGGAGCATGCCGTCCTAAGGGGGCATCCAGCGATTGTTTTTCCACTTCCTCATTTTTATGTCAAATTATCGTACACTGATTCTGGCCTGGCATTGTTGGGGGATTCCCTGATTAAACCGTTAAAAAACACGCTCATGAAAGGGTGTGCCATCCTTGGAAAATCACTAAATGCGATCACGGGGGATTTTTTGATCGAAGGGAATATTCCATTGGGCTTTGGCCTTGGGTCATCGGCCGCCCTGTGTCATGTGGTTGGGCAATGGTTCCTTTACAAGGGATGGGTGCAGCGCGAACAGCTTTTTGAATTTTGTTGCCGATTAGAGGATGTCTTTCATGGATGTAGTAGTGGTCTTGATATCCTGGGGTCATTTTCAACTACCGGAGTCTATTACCAACATGACCGCGATCCGACCCCAATCCAACAAACCTGGAAACCCTTGATTTGTCTTTCGCTGCTGTCGGTACCAAAGGATACGTCGAAAGCCATTGAAATCGTCCGACACCTGAACGAACAAAATCCGACCTTGGGTCAGCAAATCGATCATAAAATGCACCATGCAACCGACATGGCAAAAGATGCTTTGTCCTTAGATAAACAGGATGGCCTACCCCTTTTGGCAGCGTCCCTGAACCAGGCGTGTGATTGTTTTTATGATTGGGGATTGGTTAATCAACCCCTTTATGATGCTATGCAGGCCCTAAGGGGGCATTCGCCATTAGCCATTAAACCAACGGGCGCTGGGCTTGGCGGCAGTGTGATTAGCCTGTGGGCAGAGCACCCACCCGCCATTGATGGATTAATCCCTTTGTTCTGATGATCAAGATTCGAAATACCAAGAAAATTCTTGGACAGCCTGCGTATAAACTTCGCGTTTGAATGGCACAATAAGTTCTGTCAGTAATGAATAATGTACCCATTTCCATTCGATGAATTCGGGGTGGTCCGTGAGGTTCAGATTAATATCGGCATCTTGACCCCGGAACCGCATTAGAAACCAGCGTTGTTTGTTCCCATCAAAATGTCCATTCCATAGTTTGGATTGTAATTCTTTTGGAAACTGATACGAATACCATTCGGTGGATTCTGCGATGATATCCGCATTGTTACATCCGATTTCTTCCTTCATTTCCCTAAAGGCAGTCTCGCTGGGTATTTCACCGGGGTCGATCCCCCCTTGTGGCATTTGCCAGGAATCAAATTTTGTATCCTTGCAATCGAACCGTCTGCCAACGAAAACATGCTTATCTGCGTTGACAATCATTAATCCAACAATTAAACGTTCTTTTTTATCTGTTATTTTATCTTTTGTCACTTTATTTCACCTTGTGTATTTTTAAAGGAAATCAATTCAACCCCCTTTCCATTTAAACTGCCTAGCCACCCGAAAAAAAGAGTGGAAAATTCTTTCGTCAGGATGGAAATCGTTATAACGCTGTAACCTTGTTTTTGGGCAAGGTCCACGGTGGCGCCCAGTTTCTTTTTGGCGATCTCTAGGGTATCGGTTGGATTGATAGCCATATCCCCACCATAGCACCGGATACCGTTATCATGACAAAACAAAGACATCTGACGCCCAGGTTCCGAAAAGAACAAAGCCAAACCATTCTGCTTGCAAAACAAAGTAATCTTTTGAAGAGTGGCTGCATCCCGCAAAAACGGCCCCGCGATCATAAAGCCAAATAAGGAACCCCTGAGGTCCTGATACCATTCCCTCAACTGTTTTTCTGATATGTCTGACCCATTTGGCAGAGATAATAATAATGCATTTCCCTGGTCCTTGATACGCTTTATAGTATCCAAATCGATGGATTCAACAACAATTGCTGCATCGCTGGGCAAACTCTCCAAAACCGTTTGCGCAAGGGCGGTGGATCCAGAATTATGAACAATGATTTGAATTTTTGGTTTTCCAAAGCTTTTACCTCCCCTTACATACCGCGTGCTGGATGCAAATTCAATGGGAAAGGCCTCTGGTTTTTGGTCTTTCGTTTTTGATGGCTCTGAAAACAAAATTACCTTTATTCCAATTAAAAGACATAAAATAAAAATCGCGATCCATAAACGTTTCATTTTTTTGATCCTGATGCTAGATAGGGACGTGGGTCAAGTTGTTGCCATCCTAGTCTTAGCTCCACACGCAAATCCGGCTTTGCAGCAGCGGGGTCCGTCTGCACTGCACACCCAATTGGCTCCCCAGGTAATAAGGTATCCCCCGGATGGCAACAAATACTGCCAAGATTGCCCAAAATTACCAAAAAATCATCTTGTTGCAAAATAACCGTTTGGCCGTACTCTTTTATCATTCCACTATAAACGACCGAACCATGCCATGGGCTGACGACTTGGGCTTCGGATCGCGTTGTTATTTTCAGGGATAAATCTTTCCCCTGTTGAGGGGGAGCAATTTCACCAACGGCCGGTAATTGCAAAACCAAACTTTTCTGATCTCGATTCGTCGGTTGAGGGATTTTACCCGGAAGGGGTTTCAAAATAGTTTCAATAGCTTTTTCGATAGTTAAGGATTGGGTGTTGTTTTCCGGCTGAATCGTATGACCGGTCAGGGCGTATTTTTTTTCAAACAAACGGGATTGATCCATCAATAAAGCCTGATAACGACATTTGGTTTCGAAAATGTGTTTTTCCTCCCCCTTGATAGTTTGTCGGATGGTGTCAATTGTCTTGGCAAAATCCAGGGCATATTTTTTTTGATCCTGCAGTACCGGTGACAGCGCTTGCAACAACAGGGAACAGTGCACAACGTCCTGCAACGAAAAATAAGACAACAAAATCAATATGGGGGAATATTCGGTCCAATGCTTTAGATTGCGAAGCGTTGCCATCATGCGATGTTGTTGTATCATTGCCCTTTCCAACAACAGATGTTCCCGTTGAACCAGATCCAACAAGACAGCCTCTGTTTTGGTTAGTGAGTCTTCTAGGTCCTGTAATTGCTTGGTTGTTGCCACCAGATCCACGCCAACCGATTCGGCTGCCACCGCCGGGCCATACAGCACAACAATCCAAACAAAACATAGGATTCTTTTCACGCCATTACCACCAATGATCGGCCATCCATTTCTGGTGGGATCGGTAAATCAAGCAGGGTTAAAACAGTTGGTGCGATGTCACATAAGGTTCCGCCCGCTGTCAGTGATATTTTATGGGGTGCATTGATAATGATAAAGGGGACCGGGTTGCAGGTGTGAGCAGTGTGTGGGCGCCCTAACTCATCAACCATTTGTTCGGCATTCCCGTGATCAGCCGTAACAATCAGGGTCCAATCCTTTGCTAGTGCCGTTTCTTCGAGTATTGCCAAGATCGAATCAATCGTGTGTGCAGCCCCCATAATCGCAGGCTGGATCCCTGTATGTCCCACCATATCAAGGTTTGCATAGTTCACAACGATCAATTGATGTTCTGAATCATTCATGGCTTTCAAAAGCTGTTCCGTGACCTTGTCTGCTGACATGGGCGGACACAGATCATATGTGGCAACCTTTGGCGATGGTATTAAGATGCGATCTTCCCCGTCAAAGGGCAATTCCCGTCCACCATTAAAAAAGAACGTGACGTGGGCGTATTTCTCCGTTTCAGCAAGGCGCAGTTGACACCCACCGTGCTGTGCAATAATTTCGCCCAATCCATTGCAAAGGGGTACCTTGTCAAAAACAGACGGGATCAATGGCGTTAATGATGCTGCATATTCAGCCATTCCCAAGGTTGCTGAAAATTGAACGATCCGTTCCCGTTTGAATTCGCCAAAATCATCACACAAGAGCGATGTCAATATTTGCCGCGCACGATCGGCCCGAAAGTTAATCATCCACAGGGCATCGCCATCGTTCATGCCCGAATACAACCCGATGAGTGACGATGGAATAAATTCATCTGTAATACCCGTGTCATAAAAAAACTTAATGGCCGATTCTGGTGTTGAGAAATGATGGGGGGATTTCCCCAAAACCATCGCATCGTATGCGGGCAAAACCCGTTCCCAGCGTTTGTCCCGATCCATCGCAAAATAACGCCCCCCAATGGTGGCAACGGCATTCGTGAGCTCTTGAAGCTCTGCGCAATAATCCAAAGCACTTTGTGGGGGGGTGTCTCTACCATCCAGGAAAACATGAATCTTGACCGGGATTTCCTTGGTGGCCAAAAAACGCGCAATGGCAAAAAGATGATCCTGGTGGGAATGAACGCCGCCCGGGGACAAAAGCGCAAGCAAATGACAGGCCCCGCCGGTTGCTTTTATCTTTTCAATCAATGTCCTAACTTTGGGATTGGTTTCAAGGTCACCATTTTGAATTGCTTGGTCAATTCGTGGCAAGTCCTGCATAATAAGCCGCCCAAGGCCGATCGACATGTGGCCGACCTCTGAATTGCCCATCTGACCTTTTGGTAAGCCAACAAACTGTTCCGATGCCTGTATGGTGGCAGAGGGGTACTGCTGGGTCAGTCTGTCCAGATTGACAGCCTCGGACAGGCCATTGTTCGTTTTTTCGGGGCTAATGCCGCATCCATCCAGGATGCAGAGAACGAGTTTTTTGGTGATAGTCATGCTAGGAAAATTTCTTTCAGTTTTCTTTAAAGACTACCAAATTTTTGTGTCCATAGGAACCGTGCAAAAATAAACCTTGCTTTGAATTAGTTAAAATTTTATAAAAAGACAGATCAATGGTAATGGTTAAAAGTATGGTTTCGGGGAATATCCTTAAAAGTGGCGTGTCAGAGGAAAGATTTAACCTTATTGGCATATCAGGGCAAAACACATCCTATTCCATCACAAAGGAAACGATAGAGGATGCCGCCCGTCAGCTTAAAGGGATCGTTAAACGCACCCCCATGGTTGAAAGTTTCTGGCTGAATTCAAAAATCAAGGGCCAGGTGTACCTTAAGCTTGAAAATATACAAGTCACAGGCTCATTTAAGCCAAGGGGGGCTTATATTAAATTAAATAGCCTTACGCCGGACGAAAGATCCAAAGGTGTCATTGCAATGTCTGCCAGCAATCATGCCCAGGGTGTTGCTTATAATGCACAAAAAATGGGTATACCGGCGACCATTGTGATGCCGGAAAACACACCAATCTCCAAGGTGGAAAGCACACGCCATTATGGCGCATCAGTTATTTTACATGGAAACACCATAATCGAATCCCGCGATTTTGCCATGCAGTTGATTAAAAAGCATGGATACACGATGGTTCATCCCTTTGATGATCCTTGCATTATTGCAGGGCAGGGGACAATTGGCCTTGAAATGCTTGCGGATGTGCCAGATCTGGACGTCCTGATTGTGCCTGTCGGTGGCGGGGGATTGGCAGCTGGCATTTGTATAGCCGCAAAGGCCATCAATCCCAAGATTCAAATCATCGGCGTGCAATCGGCCGCTTGTCAATCAATGGCAGAGATTTTGTTTCCAAACACCGTTGTTCAAACATGCCTAAGGTCCGACCAAACCATTGCCGATGGAATCGCGGTTAAATATCCGGGAACACTTAACCTGTCGATCCTGAAAGATCATCTGGATGATTTCTTGATTGTGGAGGAACATTTTATTGAAACAGCAATAGAACGCCTTGTTGTGCATAATAAAATTGTTGTCGAGGGGGCTGGCGCGATTGGTGTTGCCGCCATCCTTAGTACCCCGGGAATTTTTCAGGGACGAAAGGTTGGAACGATCATTGGTGGGGGAAATATTGATTCACGCGTGCTGTCCAATCTTTTGCTTCGGGGGATGGTACAGAATGGGAAGTTGGTTCGCTTTAAAATTCAAATCGATGATGCGCCCGGTATTTTGGGTCACTTAACACAAATCATTGGAAAAGCAGGCGGCAATATTTTTGAGATTAGCCATCAACGGTTGTTCAATAATATCGCCACTAAGACGGCATATCTTGATGCTGTTGTTGAAACTCGAAACTGCGAACATGCCATCACAATCTGTCAATCGTTAATGAGTGGGGGATTCCAAACGGAGATTATGGAGGAATAGGGACGCTTCATTGTGAGATGATTTGATAATCGCACCCCCGTTTTCCAGATGGGTTTGAAAAATGCTTTCTGCCGTCAAAACGGATGCTGCATCCAGATTGGCTGTCGGTTCATCCAATACCCAAAGAGGATGGGGTGATAAGATCGCGGATGCCAGGGCAATCTTTTGTTGTTGCCCCTTTGACAGGGTGTTGATTGCCCTTTGTTCAAACGAACCCATATTAAAAGAATCCAGGGCATTTTGAACCGATTTTTTATCCCTATTTAATCCATAGACTGCCTGACGAAAGAACAGATTATCCATCACCGTTAAGTTTTGTTTCAATCCGGTTTCGTGGCCGCAGTAAAACAAATCAGAAGCCTCTATCTTTCCGGAAAGGGGGGCTAATATTCCCGCAATGATTTTAAGCAGTGTGGATTTGCCCGATCCATTCCCCCCCGTTATAACAAGCATTTGCCCAGCCAGCAGATCTATCGAGAGTGGGGCGCCCCTTGTCATCGGAATAAAGGGGTGAGTGATTTTGTGGATGTGTAATACTGTTTTCATGAGCAATTAATCGTTCAAGTCCTGGTGGATGGCCACGTCGGGTTTCACCCTCCTCGCCATGACGTCATGGCGAGTGAGCGAAGCGAGCGTGGCCATCCAAGAAACACCGGTCAATAATTTATGAAAGTGATGTAAGGGCAACATTGATGGTTAAAGCTTCTTTAAATAAGCATTCAAGCCTGAATCCTTTGCGGCCTCCTTTGGGGGGTCACCAAAGGTCATTGTCGGATACGATTGTGTCTGTGCAGCACCAGTATCTGATGATTGGATAGCACCCACTGACTTAAAGAAAGCCGCAGCAATTCGTGCTGGCATTCTCCCACCGGTGGATGCTTTGGCCATTGGTTTGTTGTTATCATTACCGGCCCACACCCCAACGACAACTCCATCGCTGTCTGTTCCATTGGCCTCTGGCTCGCGATAAGCAAAAAACCAGGCATCCTTATCCGCGTTACTACCCGTTTTTCCGGATACAGTTGGGTCAACGTTTGCGGCGCGCCCAGTGCCATTTTCGATAACATTGCGTAACATTCCACGTATACCATGCAGGGTGGTTGCATTCACAATAACCTTACCAGGCTCCGCTGAATGACTATATAGAATGGCCCCATCTTTATCGCGGATTTCCAAAATACCATAGGGCCATACAGCCCGGCCCTGGTTGGCAAAGGTTGCATAGGATGTCGTCATTTCTAACAAGGTTGTCTCCCCAGTCCCCAAAGAAATACTTAGGTCATTATTAAGGGTGCTGGTGATCCCCAATCGTTTTGCAACCTCGGCCACCTTTGCGGGGCCCACAAGTTGTGTCAATCGGATCGACACGCTATTAACGGAATAGGTTAACCCTTCTTTAAGGGATATCATGCCCCGACTTTGCCACTTATAGTTACCCGGACGCCAATCCCCAATAACGACAGGCGAATCATCCATCATGCTTTCTGGCGTTAAACCGGATTCAAGCGCCGCTAAATAAATAAATGTTTTGAATGCTGACCCTGGTTGACGCAGGGCTTGCGTTACCCGATTAAACTGACTCACACCATAGTTTTGGCCGCCAACCATTGCCTTAACGGCCCCATCGGGCGTCATGGCAACAAAGGCGACTTCGGATGCTTTTAGCTGCTTACCCATCGTTTCCATAAGGTCTGTACAGGATTTTTCGGCTTGCTTTTGCATGGTCTGATCAAACGTTGTAATAACAATCAGGTCCTTGTCAGTTTCCCCAACAATCGTTGGAACCTGCTCATAGACCCAATCCGCAAAATAGCGCATGCCTTGGTCTTTTTCCGCGGAGGCATCAGAGAGTTCTTTTTCCCCCTGATCCAGGTACGATTGGAATTCTTTTAAAAACCCAGCCTCTACCATCAATTCCAAAACAAGCTTTGCCCGTTTTTTTGCAAGTTTTGGATTATGGGCCGGCGAATATTTGGATGGTGCTTTCAGCAAACCAGCAATAACTGCAGATTCGAATACCGTTAAATTTCGGGCTGATTTATTGAAATACCGCCGGGCGGCCGCATCAATTCCATAGGTTCCGGCACCAAAATAAACGCGGTTGAGATACATGGTCAGGATTTGATCTTTTGTGAAATTCCATTCCAGCCAAAGGGAAAGAATCACCTCTTGAATTTTTCGTTTGAATGATCGATCCCGGGTATCAAAACTTCCTTGGGTGAATAGGATATTTTTTGCCAATTGCTGGGTCAGCGTTGACCCCCCCTGAACTACCCGTTGGGCGCGATAGTTCGTATAGGCTGCACGAAGCAACCCAATGACGTCCACACCAAAATGGTGATAAAAACGTCGATCCTCCACTGCCATCAGGGCCTGCGGGACATAAGGGGGCAATTCCTGGACCTTGACCATGTCTTCGTATAAATCACCATATGATTTGAGGATTGCCCCATCATAAGTTTGTATCACGACACTGGGTTTTCGCGTGCTTCCCTGCAGGTTTTTTAAATCTGGCAAATCATGGCTAAACCATAGAACAAGCAACCCAAGGGCCATTAATCCCCAGATGCCCAACATCAAGCAGGTCCTGGCGAGTGTCCATAAAAACGACGATCGTTTGGCTGTCTTTTTCCGCGTTTTCTTTGTTTTTGCTTTTGTCTTTGAGGGGGGTTTCTGTTGATGGGGGTGATGCCCCCCTTCTTTTTCGCCTGCATATAATTTCATAACGCCAATCCAACGATCACTCTTTTTTATCCTTGGTTATTTTCGTCTATTAAGTCTTTTTCTTGTCGGTTTATAAGAATTACCCCGTCATCCCGTGGCTTGACCACGGGATCCATGTATTCCGTTATAGATCCCGTGGTCAAGCCACGGGATGACGGGGAATGATCTTGTGTGATGTGGGGCTTAGGGACAGAACCTAAATCTCTTTCCTGAGCCTTGCTTTTTCTCACATTTTCAATTGATTGCATCAGCCTAGAATGATTCGTCGGGCTTTTCATCAGATATAACGTTTCATTCCAATCCAAAAGATCTCTTTCAGAAAAAATGGAATAGATTTGCAATTCTGCAAGTTCCCCATCGTGTCTGGGCCAGCCACCCCTTTGTGTGCATTCCAATTTAAAGCCTAATTTTTGCGGAACTTTTGCGGACGCTATATTTTCGGCATCACAATGAATTTCTACTTTTTTGGCCTTTAAAATTTGAAAGGCAAGAGCAGTCATGGCATGGGCAGCTTCGCTCGCATATCCTTTTGATCTTTGACTTCTACGCACAAAATAGGCAATCCCAAATTGTGGAATTTTCCAGAGAGCCTGAGAGGCGACAAACGCACACCGCCCAACAACATCGTTTGTGGATTTATCGATAATAAGATAACGAATAAAATCCCGTAGTATAAAATCAGCATGATGTTTTCGACAATCCTCCTCGACCATTCCTGGCGTTGGGGGATTCATGGGCCAATTCAGCCATTTGACATAATCATCATAACCATCGCAAATAGCGTCGTGTAATTTTTTGCCAAAATCTGCGCAGGGCATTTGCAACTTCAACCTGGGTGTCTCTATAAACTCTGGAAGATCAATTAATATGCGATTATTATGCATCCAAATTGACAACCTTCAGGGCGTTTGTCTGGATAAATTCACGGCGGGGCTCCACAACGTCACCCATTAAGGTCGAGAATATTTTTTCTGCTTCTTCTATATGACTCAATTTAACCTGCAGCAATGTGCGGACCTGGGGATCAAGTGTCGTCTGCCAAAGCTGATCGGGGTTCATTTCTCCCAAACCTTTGTACCGGTTGACAACAATTCCCTTGCGGCCGAATTCCAGCAACAATTCCCCAAGCTGCGTCACGCTGTTGATGGTTTGAAGTTTTTCGCCCTTGCTGTTGCTGGCTTGGTATTGACAAGATTCCTCAAAAACCTCCATCAGGCGTGGCTTTAGGCTGATCAGCGCCTTGATTTCTGGCATCTGCAGCAATGTCTGATCGATAACCCAGCTTTCGCTAACGCCCGATTGGGTCCGTTTTATCGTTGTTGTTTGATCGCCCTTTATGATGGACCATCGTGCCGAAGTCAGTTCATTCTTTTGCAGACGCGCCTGAATTGCCTCCTCTGTTACCATGGTTGGATCATCCAAATATCCCGAAAACAACAGCTGTTCCAGTACATAAAAATTATTCAAACGTCTGGATAGCGCCAAAATCGTATGCATCGCCTTTATAATCAAATCGGCAAACGACCGTAAATCTTGACCGACCATCACGCTGCCGTTCCCCAAAACCAATCGTCCATCGATCGTTGCCGCATCCAACAGATACGTTTCCATCGACTTTTCATCTTTTAGGTATACTTCTGA is part of the Alphaproteobacteria bacterium genome and encodes:
- a CDS encoding diphosphomevalonate decarboxylase; this encodes MKWTTSAPANLALIKYMGKIGSGKPTNPSLSFTLDHCRTKVELDYSSDRKQNVWEPLIDPDFPFVPDLTPVQKERFLNHISFLCQYAMDGEHTPYFTVRSANNFPSDCGLASSASSFAALTHCTLMALADLFAPDALLSLDTMPLLSAKGSGSSCRSFMGPFVMWEGDHVSPINFPYDDLIHMAVIICQAQKKVSSSAAHQRVLTSPLFSTRADRAKNGLRDLINALNAQNWQDAFHLVWGDFWDMHCLFETSNPAFGYFTPQSIEILMKVREIWEMHGDGPLATMDAGPNVHLLWRPDQVEFAQTVFTDLRTKFQVLASPHIRVT
- a CDS encoding mevalonate kinase gives rise to the protein MEFLASGKWILTGEHAVLRGHPAIVFPLPHFYVKLSYTDSGLALLGDSLIKPLKNTLMKGCAILGKSLNAITGDFLIEGNIPLGFGLGSSAALCHVVGQWFLYKGWVQREQLFEFCCRLEDVFHGCSSGLDILGSFSTTGVYYQHDRDPTPIQQTWKPLICLSLLSVPKDTSKAIEIVRHLNEQNPTLGQQIDHKMHHATDMAKDALSLDKQDGLPLLAASLNQACDCFYDWGLVNQPLYDAMQALRGHSPLAIKPTGAGLGGSVISLWAEHPPAIDGLIPLF
- a CDS encoding RNA pyrophosphohydrolase, whose protein sequence is MTKDKITDKKERLIVGLMIVNADKHVFVGRRFDCKDTKFDSWQMPQGGIDPGEIPSETAFREMKEEIGCNNADIIAESTEWYSYQFPKELQSKLWNGHFDGNKQRWFLMRFRGQDADINLNLTDHPEFIEWKWVHYSLLTELIVPFKREVYTQAVQEFSWYFES
- a CDS encoding peptidoglycan DD-metalloendopeptidase family protein, producing MKRILCFVWIVVLYGPAVAAESVGVDLVATTKQLQDLEDSLTKTEAVLLDLVQREHLLLERAMIQQHRMMATLRNLKHWTEYSPILILLSYFSLQDVVHCSLLLQALSPVLQDQKKYALDFAKTIDTIRQTIKGEEKHIFETKCRYQALLMDQSRLFEKKYALTGHTIQPENNTQSLTIEKAIETILKPLPGKIPQPTNRDQKSLVLQLPAVGEIAPPQQGKDLSLKITTRSEAQVVSPWHGSVVYSGMIKEYGQTVILQQDDFLVILGNLGSICCHPGDTLLPGEPIGCAVQTDPAAAKPDLRVELRLGWQQLDPRPYLASGSKK
- the gpmI gene encoding 2,3-bisphosphoglycerate-independent phosphoglycerate mutase, whose product is MTITKKLVLCILDGCGISPEKTNNGLSEAVNLDRLTQQYPSATIQASEQFVGLPKGQMGNSEVGHMSIGLGRLIMQDLPRIDQAIQNGDLETNPKVRTLIEKIKATGGACHLLALLSPGGVHSHQDHLFAIARFLATKEIPVKIHVFLDGRDTPPQSALDYCAELQELTNAVATIGGRYFAMDRDKRWERVLPAYDAMVLGKSPHHFSTPESAIKFFYDTGITDEFIPSSLIGLYSGMNDGDALWMINFRADRARQILTSLLCDDFGEFKRERIVQFSATLGMAEYAASLTPLIPSVFDKVPLCNGLGEIIAQHGGCQLRLAETEKYAHVTFFFNGGRELPFDGEDRILIPSPKVATYDLCPPMSADKVTEQLLKAMNDSEHQLIVVNYANLDMVGHTGIQPAIMGAAHTIDSILAILEETALAKDWTLIVTADHGNAEQMVDELGRPHTAHTCNPVPFIIINAPHKISLTAGGTLCDIAPTVLTLLDLPIPPEMDGRSLVVMA
- a CDS encoding threonine ammonia-lyase, whose product is MVKSMVSGNILKSGVSEERFNLIGISGQNTSYSITKETIEDAARQLKGIVKRTPMVESFWLNSKIKGQVYLKLENIQVTGSFKPRGAYIKLNSLTPDERSKGVIAMSASNHAQGVAYNAQKMGIPATIVMPENTPISKVESTRHYGASVILHGNTIIESRDFAMQLIKKHGYTMVHPFDDPCIIAGQGTIGLEMLADVPDLDVLIVPVGGGGLAAGICIAAKAINPKIQIIGVQSAACQSMAEILFPNTVVQTCLRSDQTIADGIAVKYPGTLNLSILKDHLDDFLIVEEHFIETAIERLVVHNKIVVEGAGAIGVAAILSTPGIFQGRKVGTIIGGGNIDSRVLSNLLLRGMVQNGKLVRFKIQIDDAPGILGHLTQIIGKAGGNIFEISHQRLFNNIATKTAYLDAVVETRNCEHAITICQSLMSGGFQTEIMEE
- the ccmA gene encoding heme ABC exporter ATP-binding protein CcmA; translated protein: MKTVLHIHKITHPFIPMTRGAPLSIDLLAGQMLVITGGNGSGKSTLLKIIAGILAPLSGKIEASDLFYCGHETGLKQNLTVMDNLFFRQAVYGLNRDKKSVQNALDSFNMGSFEQRAINTLSKGQQQKIALASAILSPHPLWVLDEPTANLDAASVLTAESIFQTHLENGGAIIKSSHNEASLFLHNLRLESPTH